Proteins co-encoded in one Saccharomyces mikatae IFO 1815 strain IFO1815 genome assembly, chromosome: 14 genomic window:
- the END3 gene encoding End3p (similar to Saccharomyces cerevisiae END3 (YNL084C); ancestral locus Anc_2.207), translating to MPKLEQFEIKKYWQIFSGLKPIENKVNHDQVLPILYNSKLDSSVLNKIWFLADIDDDDNLDFEEFVICMRLIFDMVNKNISSVPDELPDWLVPGSKVNLIKERKKREQIENADLPPKKEIKVDWYMSPDDLNQYEKIYTSCSKLTDGTITFHELATNLSTKFFNISKTDLNKVWSLINPQNLPSIDRDPTFYFIHCLRQRNDLGAEIPASLPNSLAEVCNKKQVSYDLGSSQSSAKRKDQVNNMEKLRDNVPKSMTESSSNNDPGNDNNIKQKYASLTDDQIANMREQLEGLLKYKKSEKNQGGSKRSKPINIRSITDDLNNIEQQVEVLENYLNNKKHELQSLQAEIK from the coding sequence atgccaAAGTTAGAACAGTTTGAGATCAAAAAGTATTGGCAAATCTTTTCGGGTTTGAAACCAATAGAAAATAAGGTAAATCATGACCAAGTTTTACCAATTCTTTACAATTCTAAACTGGATTCATCAGTTCTAAATAAGATTTGGTTTCTCGCcgatattgatgatgatgacaatTTGGACTTTGAGGAATTTGTTATTTGCATGAGATTGATATTTGATATGGTTAATAAAAACATTAGTTCTGTACCAGATGAATTGCCTGATTGGTTGGTTCCAGGGAGTAAAGTAAAtttaatcaaagaaaggaaaaagcgTGaacaaatagaaaatgCAGACTTGCCTccaaaaaaggaaatcaaAGTAGATTGGTACATGTCTCCCGATGATCTGAAtcaatatgaaaaaatctatACGAGTTGCTCAAAACTAACCGACGGTACCATAACATTCCATGAACTAGCAACGAACCTTTCCACTAAATTTTTTAACATTAGTAAAACTGATTTAAATAAGGTTTGGAGCCTAATTAATCCCCAAAATTTACCATCAATTGATAGAGACCCGACTTTCTACTTCATTCACTGTTTGAgacaaagaaatgattTGGGTGCAGAAATTCCAGCAAGTTTACCGAATTCTTTAGCAGAAGTatgtaataaaaaacaagTTAGTTATGACCTGGGGTCCTCTCAATCATCtgcaaagagaaaagacCAAGTAAACAATATGGAGAAATTGCGGGACAATGTGCCCAAGTCAATGACTGAGAGTAGCAGCAATAATGATCCCGGAAATGACAACAATATAAAGCAAAAATATGCATCCCTGACGGATGATCAAATTGCTAACATGCGTGAACAGTTAGAAGGCCTattaaaatataaaaaaagtgaaaaaaaccAAGGAGGTTCAAAGCGTTCAAAACCCATTAATATTAGATCAATAACtgatgatttgaataaCATTGAACAACAGGTTGAAGTATTGGAGAATTACTTAAACAATAAGAAGCATGAATTGCAATCATTACAAGCAGAAATTAAGTGA
- the SAL1 gene encoding Ca(2+)-binding ATP:ADP antiporter SAL1 (similar to Saccharomyces cerevisiae SAL1 (YNL083W); ancestral locus Anc_2.210) — translation MLLKNWETDKQRDIRYTCLFNELDIKGNGKVTLDNLVNAFEKNDHPLKGNDEAIKMLFTAMDVNKDSIVDMNDFKKYASNAESQIWNGFQRIDLDHDGKIGINEINKYLSDLDNQNICNNELNRDLSNEKMNKFSRFFEWAFPRKKSNITLQNQTTRRDDIDYDHPRQTTNTDLYVTYDQWRDFLLLIPRKQGSRLHTAYSYFYLFNEDVDLSSEGDVTLINDFIRGFGFFIAGGISGVVSRTCTAPFDRLKVFLIARTDLSSILLNSKTDLLAKNPNVDINKISSPLKKAVKSLYRQGGIKAFYVGNGLNVIKVFPESSIKFGSFEITKKIMTKLEGCHDTKDLSKFSTYIAGGLAGMAAQFSVYPIDTLKFRVQCAPLDTKLKGNKLLFQTAKDMFREGGFRLFYRGVTVGIVGIFPYAALDLGTFSALKKWYIAKQAKALNLPQEQVTLSNLVVLPMGAFSGTVGASVVYPINLLRTRLQAQGTYAHPYVYNGFRDVLLKTLEREGYQGLFKGLVPTLAKVCPAVSISYLCYENLKKFMKLE, via the coding sequence ATGCTGTTGAAGAATTGGGAGACGGACAAGCAGCGAGATATACGATATACATGCTTGTTTAATGAACTGGATATTAAGGGAAATGGTAAAGTTACTCTAGATAACCTTGTAAATGCTTTTGAGAAGAACGACCATCCCCTCAAGGGTAATGACGAGGCAATAAAAATGCTTTTTACTGCGATGGATGTAAACAAAGACTCCATAGTTGATATGAATGATTTCAAGAAGTACGCTTCCAATGCTGAATCCCAAATTTGGAACGGTTTTCAGAGGATAGACTTAGACCACGACGGTAAAATTGGCATCAACGAAATAAACAAGTACTTGTCTGACTTGGACAATCAGAACATATGCAATAATGAGCTTAATCGTGACCTCTCCAATGAAAAGATGAATAAATTCTCGAGGTTTTTTGAATGGGCGTTtccaagaaagaaaagcaatATTACACTACAGAATCAAACTACTCGTAGGGACGATATTGATTACGACCATCCAAGGCAAACAACCAACACAGATTTATACGTCACATATGACCAATGGAGAGACTTTTTACTGTTGATACCGAGGAAACAGGGTTCTAGACTTCATACAGCTTACTCCTACTTCTACCTATTCAACGAAGATGTTGATCTATCATCAGAGGGTGACGTTACTCTCATTAATGATTTCATTCGTGGATTCGGATTTTTTATTGCAGGCGGTATCTCAGGTGTCGTTTCAAGGACTTGTACCGCGCCATTTGACAGGTTAAAAGTGTTTCTCATTGCAAGAACAGATTTGTCCTCGATTCTgttaaattcaaaaaccGATCTCCTTGCTAAAAATCCAAATGTTGatataaacaaaatatcGTCTCCATTAAAAAAGGCCGTTAAGAGTTTGTACAGACAGGGCGGGATAAAGGCATTTTATGTTGGGAACGGTTTGAACGTTATAAAGGTTTTTCCAGAAAGTTCAATTAAGtttggttcttttgaaatcaccaagaaaataatgaccAAATTAGAAGGATGTCATGACACAAAAGATCTTTCAAAGTTCTCCACTTACATCGCCGGTGGTTTAGCTGGTATGGCAGCACAGTTTTCTGTTTATCCTATAGATACTTTAAAATTTAGAGTACAATGCGCTCCTCTAGATACAAAATTAAAGGGAAATAAACTCCTTTTTCAGACCGCCAAAGATATGTTCCGAGAGGGTGGGTTCAGGCTTTTTTACAGAGGTGTCACAGTCGGTATAGTGGGTATATTTCCTTATGCTGCATTGGACTTGGGGACGTTCTCAGCCTTGAAGAAATGGTATATCGCCAAACAAGCAAAAGCGCTAAACCTACCACAAGAACAGGTCACACTGAGCAATTTAGTTGTTCTTCCAATGGGTGCATTTAGCGGAACTGTGGGTGCTTCTGTCGTCTATCCAATTAATCTTTTGAGAACAAGACTGCAAGCTCAAGGAACATATGCACATCCTTATGTGTATAACGGCTTCAGAGACGTATTACTAAAGACACTCGAAAGGGAAGGTTATCAAGGGTTATTTAAGGGCTTGGTGCCCACTTTAGCCAAAGTCTGTCCGGCTGTTTCAATCAGTTATTTATGTTACGAAAACCTGAAAAAGTTCATGAAGCTCGAATAG
- the PMS1 gene encoding ATP-binding mismatch repair protein (similar to Saccharomyces cerevisiae PMS1 (YNL082W); ancestral locus Anc_2.212): MTQINQISDIDVHQITSGQVITDLTTAVKELVDNSIDANANQIEITFKDYGLESIECSDNGDGIDPSNYEFLALKHYTSKISKFQDVANVQTLGFRGEALSSLCAVAKLSVITTTLPPRADKLEYDLAGHIASKTTTSRNKGTTVVVSQLFHSLPVRKKEFNKTFKRQFAKCLTVLQGYAVINTKIKFTVWNVSSKGKKNIILSTMRNSCMRKNISSIFGASGMRGLEEVDLLLDLNPLKKRMLRKYSDDPDFLDLDYRIGVKGYISQNSFGCGRNSKDRQFIYVNKRPVEYPTFLKCCNEVYRTFNNVQFPVIFLNLELSTSLIDVNVTPDKRIILLHNEQVVIDVFKTDLADYYNKQELALPKRVRSQIEQQDRKRLKTDTITEVTDDKNTVHQSSNENNEDARSGRDQPNHTRFCSALEETTSAAGKSKDTEPTSILDSHCTIPTDDLGSDCEVTVDSSLVLDEDNSSTPTKKPLSVKANSQNVSAINLVNFSNPDFHNMVSPDKACNLEEVVEEPVYFDIDGEKFQEKAILSQNDGLVFVDDNCHQHSDKSCHHEMRGSTDTEQDVELDSAYAEIEPVEINVRTPLKKFGHSIVKDNYRSLSDGLSHQKFEDEILEFNLSTKGIEEIIKTGKKTSSIINKRKSQVQKNIIKNKKELEDFEQGEKYLTLTVSKDDFKKMEVVGQFNLGFIIVTRRIGNNYDLFIVDQHASDEKYNFETMQAVTVFKSQKLIIPQPIDLSAIDELVVLDNLPVFEKNGFKLKIDEEEEFGSRIKLLSLPTSKRTLFDLDDFNELIHLIKEDGGLRRDNIRCSKIRSMFAMRACRSSIMIGKPLNKKTMTRVVHNLSALDKPWNCPHGRPTMRHLMELRDWNSFSKDYKI; the protein is encoded by the coding sequence ATGACGCAGATTAACCAGATAAGCGACATAGATGTCCATCAAATTACATCAGGACAAGTTATCACAGACTTAACAACTGCAGTGAAAGAGCTTGTCGATAATAGTATAGATGCGAACGCGAATCAGATAGAAATCACCTTCAAAGACTATGGTCTTGAATCTATCGAATGTTCTGATAATGGCGATGGCATAGACCCTTCAAATTATGAATTTTTAGCTTTAAAACATTacacttcaaaaatttccaaatttcAAGATGTTGCCAATGTACAGACATTGGGGTTCAGAGGGGAGGCATTGTCTTCTTTGTGTGCTGTAGCTAAACTCAGCGTCATAACGACGACCCTCCCACCAAGAGCAGACAAGTTGGAATATGATTTGGCTGGCCATATTGCATCGAAGACAACGACGTCGAGAAATAAAGGGACGACTGTAGTTGTTTCACAGTTATTTCATAGTTTACCTgttagaaaaaaagagtttAATAAAACTTTCAAGCGTCAATTTGCCAAATGTCTCACAGTTTTACAAGGTTATGCAGTTATCAATACAAAAATCAAATTTACTGTTTGGAATGTTTCATCAaagggtaaaaaaaatattatcttATCAACGATGAGGAACTCCTGCatgagaaagaatatatcttccatttttggCGCAAGCGGTATGCGTGGACTCGAAGAGGTTGATTTGTTACTTGATTTGAATCCgctgaagaagagaatGCTTAGGAAATATAGTGATGATCCCGATTTCTTAGATCTGGATTACCGGATTGGAGTGAAAGGTTATATATCACAGAATTCATTTGGGTGTGGTAGAAATAGTAAGGATAGGCAATTTATCTATGTAAATAAAAGACCGGTGGAGTACCCTACCTTCTTAAAATGTTGTAACGAAGTCTACAGAACGTTCAATAATGTCCAATTTCCagtgatatttttgaatcttgAATTGTCCACCAGCTTAATCGATGTTAATGTCACTCCAgacaaaagaataatacTGTTACACAACGAACAAGTGGTCATTGATGTTTTTAAAACAGATTTGGCTGATTACTATAATAAACAAGAGTTAGCTCTTCCCAAAAGGGTTCGCTCGCAAATAGAACAACAAGATCGAAAAAGACTAAAAACTGATACTATAACCGAAGTTACTGATGATAAAAACACAGTACATCAATCTAGTAACGAAAACAATGAGGATGCTAGAAGCGGACGTGATCAGCCCAATCATACACGTTTTTGTAGTGCTCTTGAAGAAACTACTAGTGCTGCAGGGAAAAGTAAAGATACGGAACCAACATCTATATTAGATAGCCATTGTACCATCCCCACTGATGACCTTGGCTCGGACTGTGAAGTTACGGTTGATTCTTCGCTCGTCTTGGATGAGGACAACTCAAGTACACCAACGAAGAAGCCGCTAAGCGTCAAAGCAAATTCTCAAAATGTTAGTGCTATAAACCTTGTCAATTTTTCCAACCCTGACTTTCATAATATGGTTAGTCCTGATAAAGCATGTAACTTGGAAGAAGTTGTCGAAGAACCTGtatattttgatattgatggTGAAAAGTTTCAAGAGAAAGCGATCCTCTCGCAAAACGATGGGTTAGTTTTCGTAGATGATAATTGTCATCAGCATTCGGATAAATCCTGCCACCATGAAATGAGGGGTAGTACTGATACAGAACAAGATGTAGAGTTGGATTCAGCATATGCAGAGATTGAACCAGTTGAGATCAATGTGAGAacacctttgaaaaaatttggtCATTCAATTGTTAAAGATAATTATAGGTCATTAAGCGATGGATTATCacatcaaaaatttgaagatgagATATTAGAGTTCAACTTAAGCACAAAAGGCATTGAGGAAATAATTAAAACTGGTAAAAAAACGAGTagtataataaataaaagaaaatcacaggtacaaaaaaacatcattaaaaataagaagGAATTGGAGGATTTCGAACAAGGGGAAAAGTATTTGACATTAacagtttcaaaagatgaCTTCAAGAAGATGGAAGTTGTGGGACAATTTAATCTAGGATTTATTATAGTGACTAGAAGAATTGGTAACAATTACGATCTCTTTATTGTTGACCAGCATGCCAGTGATGAAAAGtataattttgaaactatGCAGGCTGTGACAGTTTTCAAGTCACAAAAGCTGATCATACCACAACCGATAGATCTAAGTGCTATTGATGAACTTGTGGTGCTGGATAATCTAccagtttttgaaaagaatggtTTCAAGCTGAAAAtcgacgaagaagaagagtttGGCTCAAGAATTAAACTTTTGAGCCTACCTACTTCCAAACGAACactttttgatttggatGACTTTAATGAACTGATACATCTAATCAAGGAAGACGGTGGACTGAGAAGAGATAACATTAGGTGTTCCAAGATCCGGTCTATGTTTGCAATGAGGGCATGTAGAAGTAGTATTATGATAGGTAAGCCGTTGAATAAGAAGACTATGACTAGAGTCGTTCATAATCTCAGTGCGCTTGATAAGCCTTGGAATTGCCCTCACGGACGCCCTACGATGAGGCATTTAATGGAATTACGTGATTGGAATTCATTTTCGAAGGATTATAAAATATGA
- the SWS2 gene encoding mitochondrial 37S ribosomal protein uS13m (similar to Saccharomyces cerevisiae SWS2 (YNL081C); ancestral locus Anc_2.213) yields the protein MVVHILGKGFKGKEVIKIALASKFYGIGRTTAEKVCSKLGFYPWMRMHQLSEPQIMSIASELSTMTIEGDARAIVKENIALKRKIGSYSGMRHTLHLPVRGQRTRNNAKTARKLNKIDRRGLHTSSQTKVQHSHSLWSYIFGK from the coding sequence ATGGTTGTTCACATCTTAGGGAAAGGTTTCAAAGGTAAAGAGGTCATTAAAATTGCGCTGGCTTCTAAATTTTACGGTATTGGTAGAACGACGGCTGAAAAGGTCTGTTCCAAACTAGGGTTTTATCCATGGATGAGGATGCATCAACTATCAGAACCCCAGATCATGAGTATAGCAAGTGAACTATCAACAATGACTATTGAAGGTGACGCTAGGGCGATCGTGAAGGAGAACATTGctttgaagagaaaaattggaaGCTATAGTGGTATGAGGCATACTTTACATCTACCAGTCCGAGGCCAGCGTACAAGAAACAACGCAAAAACTGCAAGAAAGCTCAATAAAATTGATAGGCGTGGACTTCATACATCTTCTCAGACAAAAGTACAACATAGTCATTCCCTCTGGTCGTATATTTTTGGCAAGTGA
- the EOS1 gene encoding Eos1p (similar to Saccharomyces cerevisiae EOS1 (YNL080C); ancestral locus Anc_2.214) has protein sequence MTWILSTGMGSHEDKYGKHDRTTFRKTYSSMKTLSLNHLTAKQHMLMALCRDISLLPPLTYIFTSLRKAWKVSMRTSIKLYEPQSLRDTFTYFWQKLNSAYDNNSSFDGAPKKGVSGDDKDSLLLSALTTARASEYLLCSLWCLVSLYLSYAILDSLMVRWIVKYSTVAAILRMFSMSLIIVTLELLLLSSLSPELDYFLHTWILISCVLTAVYIWQSYLTSDLRYIRNREGEVQEDTTVREESDDYDDGVQDVDEDSHVVVADENTMDVLPNDILSDDSDDRSFPINRSLGSHSQSPKRSKKLPKKAFNFTTKRTIDLYKITVLCVVPVGLASFITMLGLLRNLFIQRLDVEQLERILHEMHPSA, from the coding sequence ATGACTTGGATACTGAGTACTGGTATGGGCTCTCATGAGGATAAGTATGGCAAGCATGATCGAACGACTTTTAGAAAGACATACAGTTCCATGAAAACGCTGTCTTTGAACCATTTGACTGCTAAGCAGCATATGCTGATGGCTCTATGTAGGGACATATCCCTTTTACCGCCGTTAACCTACATCTTCACATCTTTGCGGAAAGCTTGGAAAGTCTCCATGCGTACCAGCATAAAACTTTACGAGCCACAATCACTGAGGGATACCTTCACATATTTCTGGCAAAAGCTTAATAGTGCCTACGACAACAACTCATCATTTGATGGGGCTCCGAAGAAAGGTGTAAGCGGTGACGATAAGGATTCACTTCTGCTGTCTGCCCTAACCACGGCCAGAGCGTCCGAATATCTTCTTTGCTCGCTTTGGTGCTTAGTGTCTTTATACCTCTCGTATGCCATTCTCGACTCTTTGATGGTCCGCTGGATTGTTAAATACTCCACTGTGGCCGCAATCTTAAGAATGTTCTCCATGTCGTTGATCATCGTCACATTGGAGCTCCTTCTACTATCATCTTTGTCTCCTGAGCTCGACTATTTTTTGCATACGTGGATACTCATTAGTTGTGTGCTAACCGCAGTATACATTTGGCAAAGCTATCTTACTTCGGATCTGAGGTATATCAGAAATCGAGAAGGTGAAGTACAAGAGGACACCACTGTTCGAGAAGAATCCGATGACTATGATGATGGTGTACAAGACGTTGATGAGGACTCACATGTCGTCGTAGCAGACGAAAACACAATGGATGTCCTTCCCAACGATATTCTCTCcgatgatagtgatgaCCGATCATTTCCTATTAATAGGTCCTTAGGATCGCATTCGCAGAGCCCTaaaagatcaaaaaaaCTTCCAAAAAAAGCATTTAACTTCACTACCAAGAGAACGATAGATTTATACAAAATTACTGTGCTCTGTGTTGTTCCTGTGGGATTGGCTAGTTTTATCACCATGTTAGGTTTACTGCGAAACTTGTTCATCCAAAGATTGGACGTAGAGCAATTAGAAAGAATACTGCATGAAATGCATCCATCCgcataa
- the TPM1 gene encoding tropomyosin TPM1 (similar to Saccharomyces cerevisiae TPM2 (YIL138C) and TPM1 (YNL079C); ancestral locus Anc_2.215) translates to MDKIREKLSNLKLEAESWQEKYEELKEKNKDLEQDNVEKENQIKSLTVKNQQLEDEIEKLEAGLSDSKQTEQDNVEKENQIKSLTVKNHQLEEEIEKLEAELTESKQLSEDSHHLQSNNDNFSKKNQQLEEDLEESDTKLKETTEKLRESDLKADQLERRVAALEEQREEWERKNEELTVKYEEAKKELDEIAASLENL, encoded by the coding sequence ATGGACAAGATCAGAGAAAAGTTAAGCAACTTGAAGTTAGAAGCCGAATCATGGCAGGAGAAGTATGAGGAgttgaaagagaagaacAAGGACTTAGAGCAAGACAACGTCGAAAAGGAGAACCAGATCAAGTCTTTGACAGTCAAAAACCAACAATTGGAGGACGAGATTGAGAAGCTAGAGGCAGGTCTTTCTGATTCCAAGCAGACAGAGCAGGATAacgttgaaaaagaaaatcaaatcaAGTCCTTGACGGTGAAGAACCACCAATTAGAGGAAGAGATCGAGAAGCTGGAAGCGGAATTGACTGAATCCAAGCAATTGTCTGAAGACtctcatcatttgcaaTCCAACAACGACAACTTCTCCAAGAAAAACCAacaattggaagaagatTTAGAAGAGAGTGACACCAAGCTAAAGGAAACAACTGAGAAATTAAGAGAGTCCGATTTGAAGGCAGATCAATTGGAGAGAAGAGTTGCTGCCTTGGAGGAACAAAGAGAAGAATGGGAAAGAAAGAACGAGGAATTGACCGTCAAATACGAAGAGGCAAAGAAGGAACTGGATGAAATTGCTGCATCTCTAGAGAATTTGTGA
- the NIS1 gene encoding Nis1p (similar to Saccharomyces cerevisiae NIS1 (YNL078W); ancestral locus Anc_2.216) has protein sequence MLENNTETQTFRLGGLQHALGTGGFTTSGYIHALVDSNSNTYSNSNSNSNSNSNSNSNSNTNSDSRVPVVQISDDSHLTHDSFKPYMEYHDTSCLRNRNINGADRADDTGVIEQFTQWSNYKRSSHPVNTDTKPIRHTSQRRTDFTSKNELSKFSKNHNFIFHKGFLKRQHSIRREDRQAKVRSKFRSKKELASVLNYIELEEMDIAEVLTSQSVNLHAIRNITSRNPAVTAIPLLRNHIYAIGGRPLYSRNHSMRRKLPKSQPAGFSTTTTSTMQNPTSSTRSVYNKSLGRSNTSPSVLCHPRRRAKLNPNIQTRKEQLLLQLWREYLMLVVTQRAQLRLTFLCSPGSASNQSSPRSSNSFNASDLDISLLSTTPTLIHQMAGQTKSNPIIIPDSQNDNIHGNNIY, from the coding sequence ATGCTTGAGAATAATACAGAGACTCAGACTTTCCGTCTGGGCGGTTTGCAGCATGCTCTGGGCACAGGTGGGTTTACCACTTCAGGCTACATACATGCACTTGTGGATTCCAATTCAAACACGTACTCAAACTCAAATTCAAACTCAAACTCAAACTCAAACTCAAACTCAAACTCAAACACTAACTCAGATAGCAGGGTTCCCGTAGTACAAATATCTGATGACTCTCATTTGACACACGATAGCTTCAAACCATACATGGAGTACCACGACACTTCGTGTTTGCGGAACCGCAACATTAATGGAGCTGATAGGGCTGACGACACTGGAGTGATAGAGCAGTTTACCCAATGGTCCAATTATAAGAGGAGTTCCCACCCTGTCAATACAGATACAAAACCTATCCGCCACACCTCACAACGAAGGACGGACTTTACCAGCAAGAATGAACTATCCAAGTTCAGCAAGAATCATAATTTTATCTTTCACAAGGGGTTTTTGAAGAGGCAACACTCAATACGCAGGGAAGACCGGCAAGCAAAGGTGCGGTCAAAATTTAGGAGCAAGAAGGAGCTGGCATCTGTCTTGAATTACATAGAACTGGAAGAAATGGATATTGCAGAAGTCCTGACCTCGCAATCGGTAAATTTACACGCCATCAGGAACATCACAAGCAGGAACCCCGCAGTAACCGCTATTCCGCTTTTGAGAAACCACATATATGCCATCGGTGGTCGTCCTCTGTACTCGAGAAATCACTCTATGCGTAGAAAACTACCCAAGTCACAACCAGCCGGTTTCTCGACAACGACGACCTCCACAATGCAGAACCCGACGAGCTCAACAAGGTCTGTTTACAACAAGAGTTTGGGGCGATCCAACACCTCCCCTAGTGTGTTGTGCCACCCAAGAAGGAGAGCGAAACTGAATCCTAACATACAGACAAGAAAGGAGCAGCTACTGCTGCAATTGTGGAGAGAATACTTAATGCTTGTTGTAACGCAGAGAGCGCAATTGCGGCTAACTTTTCTCTGCTCTCCAGGTTCAGCATCCAATCAGAGCTCTCCTCGCTCTTCTAACTCTTTTAACGCCAGTGACCTAGACATATCCCTTTTGTCCACCACTCCAACGCTGATTCATCAAATGGCAGGCCAAACTAAAAGCAACCCTATAATCATACCCGATAGTCAAAACGACAATATTCATGGCAACAACATCTACTAA
- the APJ1 gene encoding Apj1p (similar to Saccharomyces cerevisiae APJ1 (YNL077W); ancestral locus Anc_2.218), translating into MQHNTSLYDSLNVTATASTSEIKKAYRNAALKYHPDKNNHTEESKRKFQEICQAYEVLKDNHLRSLYDQYGTTDEALIQEQYQQQAYPQTQTQRQQSSVFNPSAGFDTEGMSFPDLSPGDLFAQFFSSSASSSSNGAKNSFNFSFNGSSTPNFPFGNGSGMNSLYSPSSKYNTTGEEHHLNRGPDIKHNLKCTLKELYMGKTAKLGLNRTRICHVCDGHGGLRKYTCKPCKGQGIQTQTKRMGPLVQSWSQTCADCGGAGTFVKNKDICEQCQGLGFIKQRKILQVTVQPGSCHNQLIVLTGEGDEVISTKGGGREKVIPGDVVITILRLKDPKFQITDNCDLICKKCEVDLMTSLCGGIVYIEGHPSGKLIKIDIIPGEVLKPGCFKTVENMGMPKFINGVRSGFGHLYVKFDVTYPERLEPENAAKVKSILANDKYINAERSAMETTDADCYCDLEKSYDNVEEHVLSSFEAPDLSSKIIEDDDLDDLIHERDSRKRNDPRFGESNNNNETKRNKYSSPVSGFYDHDINGY; encoded by the coding sequence ATGCAACATAATACGTCTTTATATGACTCCTTGAATGTTACTGCCACTGCATCGACATcagaaatcaagaaagcCTATAGGAACGCTGCACTGAAATATCATCCTGATAAGAACAATCATACAGAAGAATCCAAGcgaaaatttcaagagaTATGCCAGGCATACGAAGTACTGAAAGATAACCACTTAAGATCTCTTTATGACCAGTATGGTACCACAGACGAAGCACTTATTCAAGAGCAGTACCAACAACAGGCATATCCACAAACTCAGACGCAACGCCAGCAATCTAGCGTTTTTAATCCATCCGCAGGCTTTGATACAGAGGGAATGTCCTTCCCAGATCTATCCCCGGGGGATCTTTTTGCCCAGTTCTTCAGTAGTTCTGCCAGCTCCTCTTCCAATGGTGCTAAGAATAGTTTCAATTTTAGCTTTAATGGGAGCTCTACACCGAATTTTCCATTTGGTAACGGCAGTGGCATGAACAGTTTGTACTCCCCGTCATCAAAATACAACACCACTGGTGAGGAGCATCATTTAAATAGGGGTCCCGATATCAAGCATAATCTTAAGTGTACATTGAAGGAACTATATATGGGTAAGACCGCTAAATTGGGCCTAAATAGAACAAGAATATGCCATGTTTGTGATGGACATGGGGGTTTGAGGAAGTATACATGCAAACCATGCAAAGGACAAGGTATTCAAACTCAAACCAAACGTATGGGGCCATTAGTACAAAGCTGGTCTCAAACTTGTGCTGATTGCGGGGGTGCCGGGACATTTGTCAAGAATAAAGATATTTGCGAACAGTGCCAGGGCCTTGGCTTCATTAAGCAAAGGAAGATTCTTCAGGTGACCGTCCAACCGGGCTCATGCCATAATCAGCTAATAGTACTCACGGGTGAAGGCGATGAAGTTATTAGTACTAAAGGAGGTGGTCGTGAGAAAGTTATACCAGGTGATGTTGTCATTACCATTCTAAGGCTGAAAGATCCCAAGTTCCAGATCACCGATAATTGCGATCTAATTTGTAAGAAATGTGAAGTCGATTTGATGACCAGTTTATGTGGAGGTATCGTTTATATTGAAGGACACCCCAGTGGTAAGCTGATCAAAATCGATATTATACCTGGCGAAGTACTTAAGCCTGGTTGTTTTAAGACTGTCGAAAACATGGGCATGCCTAAGTTTATCAATGGAGTTCGGAGCGGGTTTGGTCACTTATACGTTAAATTTGATGTGACCTATCCAGAGAGATTAGAACCTGAAAATGCCGCGAAGGTAAAGAGTATTCTCGCTAATGATAAGTATATTAATGCTGAACGTTCAGCCATGGAAACTACGGATGCAGACTGCTATTGTGATTTAGAAAAGTCCTACGACAATGTAGAAGAACACGTTTTAAGTAGTTTCGAGGCTCCTGATTTAAGCAGTAAAATTATCGAAGATGACGACCTTGATGATTTAATTCATGAAAGAGATTCTCGAAAGAGGAACGACCCTCGATTTGGCGAAagcaataataataatgaaacgAAACGAAATAAATATTCCTCACCGGTAAGCGGTTTTTATGACCATGATATTAATGGATATTGA